One genomic region from Pseudomonas hormoni encodes:
- a CDS encoding DUF5924 family protein gives MPTLTLFVQRILELMKRYPGVIALGGFISGVGSFMLVDRQQGLATWITIIMVLSWIWLMLENSLTKLFTRIFKREIPQPLLRYATQMIHQESLFFVLPFFLITTTWNSGQLFFTGLLGIAALISITDPLYYKWLAPRRWAFLALHTLTLFAALLTALPVILHLTTSQSFKLALGTAVVLSFPSLASIFPIRTVRNALAILSITVGIGGVGWVMRSWVPPATLWMTDVAISTQMQDRTPGKSLEEVSAEQIRGDGLYAYTAINAPRGLDERIYHVWQFNGKEVDRIALDIHGGRKEGYRAWTHKQNFPGNPAGKWQVRVLTEDGQLIGVLRFKITDSTPTKEK, from the coding sequence ATGCCTACCCTGACCTTATTCGTACAGCGCATCCTCGAATTGATGAAGCGCTACCCAGGGGTCATTGCGCTCGGCGGTTTCATCTCCGGGGTCGGCAGCTTCATGCTGGTGGACCGTCAGCAAGGCCTGGCGACCTGGATCACCATCATCATGGTGCTCAGCTGGATCTGGCTGATGCTGGAAAACAGCCTCACCAAGCTCTTCACCCGAATCTTCAAGCGCGAGATTCCCCAGCCGCTGCTGCGCTACGCCACGCAGATGATCCACCAGGAAAGTCTGTTTTTCGTTCTCCCGTTCTTTTTGATCACCACGACCTGGAACAGTGGCCAGCTGTTTTTCACCGGGCTGCTGGGCATCGCCGCACTGATTTCCATCACCGACCCGCTCTACTACAAATGGCTGGCTCCCCGGCGCTGGGCGTTCCTGGCGCTGCACACCCTGACGCTGTTTGCCGCGCTGTTGACCGCCCTGCCCGTCATCCTGCACCTGACCACGTCCCAGAGTTTCAAGCTAGCCCTGGGCACGGCTGTCGTCCTGTCGTTCCCGAGCCTGGCGTCGATCTTCCCGATCCGCACGGTGCGCAACGCGCTGGCCATTCTGAGCATCACCGTCGGCATCGGCGGCGTGGGTTGGGTGATGCGCTCGTGGGTGCCGCCGGCCACGCTGTGGATGACCGATGTGGCGATCAGCACGCAAATGCAGGACCGCACGCCAGGCAAAAGCCTGGAAGAAGTCAGCGCCGAGCAGATTCGTGGAGACGGCCTGTACGCCTACACGGCGATCAACGCCCCGCGCGGTCTGGACGAGCGGATTTACCATGTCTGGCAGTTCAACGGTAAAGAAGTCGACCGCATCGCGCTGGATATCCACGGCGGGCGCAAGGAAGGCTATCGCGCCTGGACCCACAAGCAGAACTTCCCCGGTAACCCGGCGGGCAAGTGGCAGGTTCGGGTGCTGACCGAGGATGGCCAGTTGATCGGTGTGTTGCGCTTCAAGATCACGGACAGCACACCGACCAAAGAAAAGTAA
- the betC gene encoding choline-sulfatase, translating into MKRKNILFIMADQMAAPMLPFYGPSPIKLPNLSRLAAEGVVFDAAYCNSPLCAPSRFTLVSGQLPSKIGAYDNAADFPADVPTYAHYLRRLGYRTALSGKMHFCGPDQLHGYEERLTSDIYPADYGWAVNWDEPDVRPTWYHNMSSVLQAGPCVRTNQLDFDEEVVFKAQQYLFDHIREDGDQPFCLTVSMTHPHDPYTIPKAFWDMYDDADIPLPQTPAQTELDPHSQRLLKVYDLWDKPLPVDKIRDARRAYFGACSYIDSNVGKLLQTLEETGLIEDTIIVFSGDHGDMLGERGLWYKMHWFEMASRVPLLISAPGQFGAGRVSAAVSTADLLPTFVELAGGSLEPGLPLDGRSLVSHLQGQGGHDEVFGEYMAEGTISPLMMIRRGAYKFIYSEDDPCLLFDVHNDPREQEELSKSPQHRSLFEEFLAEARAKWNIPAIHQQVLASQRRRRFVADALTIGKLKSWDHQPLVDASQQYMRNHIDLDDLERKARYPQPCQNQ; encoded by the coding sequence ATGAAGCGCAAGAATATTCTTTTCATCATGGCCGATCAGATGGCCGCGCCAATGTTGCCGTTCTACGGCCCTTCGCCGATCAAACTCCCCAATCTCAGCCGCCTCGCCGCCGAAGGCGTGGTGTTCGACGCCGCTTATTGCAACAGCCCACTGTGCGCGCCGTCGCGTTTTACACTGGTCAGCGGTCAGTTGCCGAGCAAGATCGGCGCGTATGACAACGCGGCCGATTTCCCTGCCGATGTGCCGACTTACGCCCACTACCTGCGGCGCCTCGGTTACCGCACGGCGCTGTCCGGCAAGATGCATTTTTGTGGCCCGGACCAACTCCACGGATACGAAGAACGCCTGACCAGCGACATTTACCCGGCCGACTACGGTTGGGCGGTGAACTGGGACGAACCGGATGTGCGTCCGACCTGGTATCACAACATGTCGTCGGTGCTGCAAGCCGGGCCGTGCGTGCGCACCAATCAACTGGATTTCGACGAAGAGGTGGTGTTCAAGGCACAGCAATACCTGTTCGATCACATCCGCGAGGATGGCGACCAGCCGTTCTGCCTGACCGTGTCGATGACTCACCCACACGACCCGTACACGATTCCCAAGGCGTTCTGGGATATGTACGACGATGCCGACATCCCGTTACCCCAGACTCCAGCGCAAACCGAACTCGATCCGCACTCCCAGCGTTTGCTCAAAGTCTACGACCTGTGGGACAAACCGCTGCCTGTGGATAAAATTCGGGATGCGCGCCGTGCGTACTTTGGAGCGTGTAGCTATATCGACAGCAACGTCGGCAAACTCCTGCAAACACTCGAAGAAACTGGCCTGATTGAAGACACCATTATTGTCTTCTCCGGCGACCACGGCGACATGCTCGGCGAGCGCGGTCTCTGGTACAAAATGCACTGGTTCGAAATGGCCTCGCGGGTACCGCTGTTGATAAGTGCTCCGGGGCAGTTCGGCGCAGGCCGGGTCAGCGCAGCGGTTTCCACCGCCGACCTGTTGCCGACGTTTGTGGAGCTGGCCGGCGGCTCTCTGGAACCGGGCTTGCCGCTGGATGGCCGTTCGCTGGTTTCGCACCTGCAAGGGCAGGGCGGTCACGACGAAGTCTTTGGCGAATACATGGCCGAAGGCACCATCAGCCCGTTGATGATGATTCGTCGCGGCGCTTACAAATTCATCTACAGCGAAGACGACCCGTGCCTACTCTTCGACGTACACAACGACCCGCGTGAGCAGGAAGAACTCAGCAAGTCGCCGCAACATCGGTCCCTGTTCGAGGAATTTCTGGCTGAAGCACGGGCCAAATGGAACATCCCGGCGATACACCAACAGGTGCTCGCGAGCCAGCGTCGCCGGCGATTTGTCGCCGACGCGCTGACCATCGGCAAGCTGAAGAGCTGGGATCACCAGCCGCTGGTGGACGCCAGTCAGCAATACATGCGCAACCACATCGACCTCGACGACCTGGAGCGCAAAGCACGTTATCCACAACCCTGCCAAAACCAATAA
- a CDS encoding DOPA 4,5-dioxygenase family protein has protein sequence MQQIKGYHAHVYFDAARMDQARTLCEQAAHLFPLKMGRVHERPVGPHPDWSCQLAFGPELIGDVLPWLALNRKGLVVFLHPDTGDDLLDHTEHAIWMGAIRPLDLSIF, from the coding sequence ATGCAACAGATCAAGGGCTATCACGCCCATGTGTATTTCGACGCCGCCCGCATGGATCAGGCGCGCACGTTGTGTGAGCAAGCGGCGCACCTGTTTCCGCTGAAAATGGGCCGCGTGCACGAACGTCCGGTGGGGCCGCACCCGGACTGGAGCTGCCAATTGGCATTCGGGCCGGAACTCATCGGCGACGTGTTGCCGTGGCTGGCCCTCAACCGCAAGGGTCTGGTGGTGTTCCTGCACCCGGACACCGGCGACGATCTGCTTGACCACACGGAACATGCGATCTGGATGGGCGCGATCCGGCCACTGGACCTGTCCATTTTTTGA
- a CDS encoding GFA family protein, which produces MSEIHTGGCHCGHLRYQFSGPLHDIAHCHCSICRRVSGGIVTTWITVPASTFEWLKGTPAQYASSSSCIRYFCPNCGAQLALTTHLSPESIDLTIATLDHPEHAPAERHIWTDSRLPWLHLDEHLPGEAEETL; this is translated from the coding sequence ATGAGCGAGATTCACACAGGCGGCTGCCACTGCGGACATCTTCGCTATCAATTCAGCGGACCGTTGCACGACATCGCCCACTGTCATTGCTCGATTTGCCGCCGAGTCAGCGGCGGGATCGTGACGACCTGGATCACCGTGCCCGCATCGACCTTTGAATGGCTCAAAGGCACGCCGGCACAATACGCGTCGTCCTCCAGCTGCATTCGCTACTTCTGCCCGAACTGCGGGGCGCAGTTGGCGCTGACGACGCATCTCAGCCCCGAGAGCATCGACCTCACCATCGCCACCCTCGATCATCCCGAGCACGCCCCGGCCGAGCGGCACATCTGGACAGACAGCCGCCTGCCGTGGTTGCACCTGGACGAGCACCTGCCGGGTGAAGCAGAAGAAACCCTGTGA
- a CDS encoding Na/Pi cotransporter family protein translates to MLTLLNLLSAVALLIWGTHIVRTGILRVYGSNLRHVIGQNMSKRGLAFIAGIVVTAMVQSSNATAMLVTSFVGQGLMALMPALATMLGADVGTALMARVLTFDLSWLSPLLIFLGVIFFLSRKQTRLGQMGRVSIGLGLIILALQLIVEAAAPITHAQGVKVIFASLTGDILLDALVGALFAMISYSSLAAVLLTATLAGASVISLPVAIGLVIGANIGSGILAFMSTSMQNAAGRQVALGSLLYKLIGLLLIIPVLDPLVHWIDSLDFSPQEMVIGFHLLYNAARCLILLPSVGLMARLCAWLLPERPEINGTAKPRHLDPTALVTPSLALANAVRETLRIGDLIDNMLVAMLDVLRGNQTAVTQEMRRLTDDVESLYSSIKLYLAQMPREDLSEQDSRRWAEIIELAINLKLASDLIERMLRKVQQQKTSQRRSFSEVGLDELAGLHSQLISNLRLGMSVFLSADKESARQLLREKRRFRAQERRLAHAHVSRLQRKIVQSIETSSLHLELIADMKRLNSLFCSSAYVVLETSDTGALIVDDLADITHSP, encoded by the coding sequence ATGCTCACCCTGCTCAATTTGCTATCTGCCGTGGCCTTGTTGATCTGGGGCACACACATCGTCCGAACCGGCATCCTGCGGGTCTACGGTTCCAATCTGCGCCATGTGATTGGCCAGAACATGTCCAAGCGCGGGCTGGCGTTCATTGCCGGCATTGTCGTGACCGCCATGGTCCAGAGCAGCAACGCCACGGCCATGCTCGTCACGTCCTTCGTCGGTCAGGGCCTGATGGCGCTGATGCCGGCGCTGGCGACCATGCTCGGCGCCGACGTGGGTACGGCATTGATGGCGCGGGTCCTGACCTTCGATTTGTCATGGCTGTCGCCGCTGCTGATTTTCCTCGGGGTGATTTTCTTCCTGTCGCGTAAACAGACGCGGCTCGGGCAGATGGGCCGCGTCAGCATCGGCCTGGGGCTGATCATTCTGGCGCTGCAACTGATTGTCGAAGCGGCTGCGCCGATCACCCACGCCCAAGGGGTCAAAGTAATTTTCGCCTCGCTGACCGGCGACATCCTGCTCGACGCCCTGGTCGGCGCGTTGTTCGCGATGATTTCCTACTCCAGCCTGGCCGCCGTCCTGCTGACCGCGACCCTGGCCGGTGCCAGCGTCATCAGCTTGCCCGTGGCCATCGGCCTGGTGATCGGTGCCAACATCGGCAGCGGCATTCTGGCGTTCATGAGCACCAGCATGCAGAACGCCGCAGGCCGCCAGGTGGCGCTCGGGAGCCTGCTGTACAAGCTGATCGGCCTGTTGCTGATCATTCCCGTGCTCGACCCGCTCGTGCACTGGATCGACAGTCTGGATTTCAGCCCCCAGGAAATGGTCATCGGCTTCCACCTGCTCTACAACGCTGCGCGCTGCCTCATCCTGCTGCCAAGCGTCGGGCTGATGGCCAGACTTTGCGCGTGGTTGCTGCCGGAGCGCCCGGAAATCAACGGCACCGCCAAACCGCGGCACCTTGACCCGACGGCGCTGGTGACCCCCAGCCTGGCGCTGGCCAACGCCGTCCGGGAAACTCTGCGTATCGGCGATCTGATCGACAACATGCTCGTCGCCATGCTCGACGTGCTGCGCGGCAATCAAACCGCCGTCACCCAGGAAATGCGCCGCCTGACCGATGATGTGGAATCGCTCTACAGCTCGATCAAGCTCTATCTGGCGCAGATGCCTCGCGAGGACCTTAGCGAGCAAGACAGTCGGCGCTGGGCGGAAATCATCGAACTGGCGATCAACCTCAAACTGGCCAGCGACCTGATCGAGCGCATGCTGCGCAAAGTGCAGCAACAGAAAACTTCGCAGCGCCGGTCTTTTTCCGAGGTCGGCCTGGACGAGTTGGCGGGGCTGCACAGTCAGCTGATTTCCAATTTGCGTCTGGGAATGTCGGTGTTTCTCAGCGCCGACAAGGAAAGTGCACGCCAGTTGCTGCGTGAGAAACGTCGCTTTCGCGCACAGGAACGCCGCTTGGCCCATGCGCATGTCAGCCGGTTGCAACGTAAGATCGTGCAGAGTATCGAGACCAGTTCGCTGCACCTGGAGCTGATCGCCGACATGAAGCGCCTGAATTCGTTGTTCTGCAGCAGTGCGTATGTGGTGCTGGAAACGTCTGACACCGGCGCACTCATCGTCGATGATTTGGCTGACATCACACATTCGCCTTGA
- a CDS encoding choline sulfate utilization transcriptional regulator — protein sequence MYDALGDLSLDLLRAFEAAARQRSFTAAAVELGTTQPAISQQIKRLEDQLATRLFDRIYRGIELTEAGAILFEQVQLGLQNIDAGLSAISAQHQHEVLQVATDFAFAAYWLMPRLHRFHAANPQVDVSLVTSERSLNMLRTDIDVAVLFGDGRFKQGESHWLFSEEVFPVCSPLLLKDRPLPLPAQSLLEFPLLHLRGENSSNWFDWSGVFRELGITSAPAPGQLRFDNYTLLIQAAIGGQGVAIGWRHLVDNLLAQGLLCRPIADTVMSRLGYYVVLPQRKRRGALIQQFVDWLMEEQASSAQSLNSLPLPLPSIAV from the coding sequence ATGTATGACGCTCTGGGTGATTTGTCCCTTGATCTGCTCCGTGCCTTCGAAGCAGCGGCGCGCCAACGCAGCTTCACCGCGGCGGCGGTTGAGCTTGGCACCACGCAACCGGCGATCAGTCAGCAGATCAAGCGGTTGGAAGATCAGCTCGCCACCCGGCTGTTCGATCGCATTTATCGCGGCATTGAATTGACTGAGGCCGGGGCGATTCTTTTTGAGCAAGTTCAGCTCGGTTTGCAGAATATCGACGCAGGGTTGAGCGCAATTAGTGCACAGCATCAGCATGAAGTGTTGCAGGTGGCCACCGATTTCGCCTTCGCTGCCTATTGGCTGATGCCCCGTTTGCACCGCTTTCACGCCGCCAATCCACAAGTGGATGTCAGCCTGGTGACCAGCGAGCGCAGCCTCAACATGTTGCGCACCGATATTGATGTGGCGGTGCTCTTTGGTGATGGCCGATTCAAGCAGGGCGAAAGCCACTGGCTGTTCAGCGAAGAAGTGTTTCCGGTGTGCAGTCCGCTGCTGTTGAAAGACCGTCCCCTGCCCTTGCCTGCACAGTCGCTGCTGGAATTTCCGCTGCTGCACTTGCGCGGCGAAAACAGCAGCAACTGGTTCGACTGGAGCGGCGTGTTTCGCGAGTTGGGTATCACGTCGGCGCCAGCGCCCGGGCAATTGCGATTCGACAATTACACCTTGTTGATTCAGGCGGCGATTGGCGGCCAAGGAGTGGCGATTGGCTGGCGGCATCTTGTGGATAACTTGCTGGCGCAAGGTTTGTTGTGTCGACCTATTGCTGACACGGTGATGTCCCGGCTGGGTTATTACGTGGTCCTGCCCCAGCGCAAACGGCGCGGGGCATTGATTCAACAGTTTGTGGACTGGTTGATGGAGGAGCAGGCCAGCAGTGCGCAATCGCTCAATAGCCTGCCTTTGCCTTTGCCTTCGATTGCGGTGTGA
- a CDS encoding M16 family metallopeptidase: protein MRCLLFACLLLGSLPSFALDRFQVEGYTLPNGLQMLLKPGTERGHVAIRLVVGVGIDDFSCAEKELPHLLEHLLFSGIDATGEGGLEERMQALGGEWNAYTSNADTTFVIEAPAKNQRKVLDLLLALLTQTRIDDNAINAAKQVVEREDGGHYSHLQRWLDRQDLGHTASNQLAVELGLKCPERAEVDNLTREQLETARKVWYAPNNMTLIMVGDLDRLLPAYLERAWGALQAVDPSDHPPLPQIQASAAHERTLSHGFVGGGAKLHWLVPEPVLEDQHDETFDLLKDYLDWALYRQLRLAHSLSYGPSAEREVFGGVGFMSLNADVERDDVPQAEQVLEELKAALLKDGLDADTFNRLKQAAIARQAWAVQGNSALADYYWSALGDYEDGRFADPARELQGVTLAEANKAMRELLLQPGYLRIEKPLMSYDQVTWVVVGVFALIVLGLLAWRIHRRR, encoded by the coding sequence ATGCGTTGTCTGTTGTTCGCCTGCCTGTTGCTTGGGTCTCTCCCTTCTTTTGCCCTGGATCGCTTTCAGGTCGAGGGCTATACGCTGCCCAACGGCCTGCAGATGCTGCTCAAACCCGGCACCGAACGCGGGCATGTGGCAATTCGGCTGGTGGTCGGCGTCGGTATCGATGATTTCAGCTGCGCCGAAAAAGAGCTGCCGCACCTGCTCGAACATCTGCTGTTCAGCGGCATCGACGCCACCGGCGAAGGCGGTCTGGAAGAACGCATGCAGGCGCTCGGCGGTGAGTGGAACGCTTACACCAGCAACGCCGACACCACGTTCGTCATCGAAGCGCCGGCGAAAAACCAGCGCAAGGTCCTCGACCTGCTGCTGGCGCTGCTGACCCAGACCCGAATCGACGACAACGCCATCAACGCCGCCAAACAGGTGGTCGAGCGCGAGGACGGCGGCCATTACTCACACTTGCAACGCTGGCTGGATCGTCAGGATCTGGGCCACACAGCGAGCAATCAATTGGCCGTGGAGTTGGGGCTCAAGTGCCCGGAGCGGGCCGAGGTCGATAACCTGACCCGCGAACAACTGGAGACGGCACGCAAGGTCTGGTACGCGCCGAACAACATGACATTGATCATGGTCGGCGACCTCGACCGCTTGCTGCCGGCTTATCTGGAACGGGCCTGGGGCGCACTCCAGGCAGTTGACCCGAGCGATCACCCGCCACTGCCGCAAATCCAGGCCAGCGCGGCCCACGAGCGCACGTTGAGTCACGGCTTCGTCGGCGGTGGAGCGAAGTTGCACTGGCTGGTGCCGGAGCCGGTGCTGGAAGACCAGCACGACGAAACCTTCGACCTGCTCAAGGACTATCTGGACTGGGCGCTCTATCGCCAGTTGCGCCTGGCGCACAGTTTGTCCTACGGCCCCTCGGCTGAGCGCGAGGTGTTTGGCGGTGTGGGTTTCATGAGCCTCAACGCCGATGTTGAGCGCGACGATGTGCCCCAGGCCGAACAAGTACTGGAGGAATTGAAGGCCGCCTTGCTCAAGGATGGCCTGGATGCCGACACCTTCAACCGCCTCAAGCAGGCCGCCATTGCCCGTCAGGCCTGGGCCGTGCAAGGCAACAGCGCGCTGGCCGATTACTACTGGAGCGCGCTGGGGGACTACGAGGATGGTCGTTTCGCTGACCCGGCCAGGGAACTGCAGGGCGTGACGCTGGCAGAGGCCAACAAGGCCATGCGTGAATTGCTGTTGCAACCGGGCTATTTGCGGATTGAGAAGCCGTTGATGAGTTATGACCAAGTGACGTGGGTGGTTGTCGGGGTGTTTGCTTTGATTGTGCTCGGGCTGTTGGCTTGGCGAATCCATCGCAGACGATAA
- a CDS encoding CitMHS family transporter, with protein sequence MLTFLGFAMVITFMFLIMTKRLSALIALIIIPIVFALFGGFAPKIGPMMLEGITKLAPTGVMLMFAILYFALMIDSGLFDPAVRKILKLVKGDPLKVSVGTAVLALVVSLDGDGATTYMICVAAMLPLYSRIGMSPRIMAGLIILAGGVMNMTPWGGPTARAASALHVDPSAIFVPMIPAMAAGVLAILAIAYFYGKRERARLGELHLVGDEIDHSEISVSQFPDARRPKLIWFNGALTFALMCTLIAGLLPLPVLFMVAFSIAMIVNYPCLQQQKDRVAAHAGSVLAVVGLIFAAGIFTGILSGTGMVDAMSKSLLAVIPDFLGPYLAVITALVSMPFTFFMSNDAFYYGVLPVLAEAASHYGITAVEMARASIVGQPVHLLSPLVPSTYLLVALAGIDFGDHQRFTLKWAVLVCMCILVAALLMGIFPLFSTL encoded by the coding sequence ATGCTGACTTTCCTTGGCTTCGCCATGGTCATCACGTTCATGTTCCTGATCATGACCAAGCGCCTGTCCGCGCTGATCGCCCTGATCATCATCCCGATCGTCTTCGCCCTGTTCGGCGGTTTTGCGCCGAAGATCGGCCCGATGATGCTCGAAGGCATCACCAAGCTTGCGCCGACCGGTGTGATGCTGATGTTCGCCATTCTCTACTTCGCCCTGATGATCGATTCCGGCCTGTTCGACCCGGCCGTGCGCAAGATCCTCAAACTGGTCAAGGGCGACCCGTTGAAAGTTTCGGTCGGCACCGCCGTACTGGCGCTCGTCGTTTCCCTCGATGGTGACGGCGCGACCACTTACATGATCTGCGTGGCCGCCATGCTGCCGCTCTACAGCCGCATCGGCATGAGCCCGCGGATCATGGCCGGCCTGATCATCCTCGCCGGCGGTGTGATGAACATGACCCCGTGGGGCGGCCCGACTGCCCGTGCGGCCAGTGCGCTGCACGTGGACCCGTCGGCCATCTTCGTACCGATGATTCCGGCGATGGCTGCTGGTGTCCTGGCCATCCTGGCGATCGCTTACTTCTACGGCAAACGTGAACGTGCGCGTCTGGGTGAACTGCACCTGGTGGGTGACGAAATCGACCACAGCGAAATCAGCGTTTCGCAGTTCCCGGATGCCCGTCGTCCGAAGCTGATCTGGTTCAACGGCGCTTTGACGTTCGCCCTGATGTGCACCCTGATCGCCGGCCTGTTGCCGCTGCCGGTGCTGTTCATGGTGGCGTTCAGTATTGCAATGATCGTCAACTATCCTTGCCTGCAACAGCAGAAGGATCGCGTCGCGGCTCACGCCGGTAGCGTTCTGGCGGTGGTCGGTTTGATCTTCGCGGCGGGTATCTTCACCGGTATCCTGTCGGGCACCGGCATGGTCGATGCGATGTCGAAGAGCCTGTTGGCGGTCATCCCGGATTTCTTGGGCCCGTACCTGGCCGTGATCACCGCGCTGGTGAGCATGCCGTTCACGTTCTTCATGTCGAACGACGCATTTTATTACGGCGTGTTACCAGTACTTGCCGAAGCCGCCAGTCATTACGGTATAACCGCGGTTGAAATGGCACGTGCCTCGATCGTCGGTCAGCCCGTCCACTTGCTGAGCCCGCTGGTACCATCGACCTATTTGTTGGTGGCCCTGGCCGGTATCGACTTCGGTGACCATCAGCGCTTCACCCTGAAGTGGGCAGTGCTGGTGTGCATGTGCATACTGGTCGCCGCGTTGCTGATGGGGATTTTTCCGCTGTTCAGCACTCTATAA
- a CDS encoding TerC family protein, which produces MEWLTNPEIWVAFFTLTALEIVLGIDNIIMISILVSRMPKHMQQRTRIFGLALAMVTRILLLLSITWVMRLTADLFEVFGQGISGRDLILFFGGLFLLWKSSQEMYHALEGEDETNEEPGGKGGNFLYTIIQIAIIDIVFSLDSVITAVGMVSHVPVMVAAIVVAVLVMMLASGTISSFIDKHPSLKMLALSFLLIVGMVLIAEAFDVHVPKGYVYFAMAFSLAVEAINIKMRTAIAKKKKQQDPVKLRKDIPGQ; this is translated from the coding sequence ATGGAATGGCTGACCAACCCTGAAATCTGGGTTGCCTTCTTTACCCTGACCGCCCTGGAAATCGTCCTGGGTATCGATAACATCATCATGATTTCGATCCTGGTCAGCCGCATGCCCAAGCACATGCAACAGCGCACCCGGATTTTCGGCCTGGCGCTGGCCATGGTCACGCGGATCCTGTTGCTGCTGTCGATCACCTGGGTCATGCGCCTCACCGCCGACCTGTTCGAAGTGTTCGGCCAGGGTATTTCCGGGCGTGACCTGATCCTGTTCTTCGGTGGCCTGTTCCTGCTGTGGAAGAGCTCGCAAGAGATGTACCACGCGCTGGAAGGTGAAGACGAAACCAATGAGGAGCCGGGCGGCAAGGGCGGCAACTTCCTTTACACCATCATCCAGATCGCGATCATCGACATCGTGTTCTCGCTGGACTCGGTGATCACCGCAGTCGGCATGGTCTCCCACGTACCGGTCATGGTCGCGGCGATCGTCGTTGCCGTACTGGTGATGATGCTGGCTTCCGGCACCATCAGTTCGTTCATCGACAAGCACCCGTCGCTGAAGATGCTGGCGCTGTCGTTCCTGTTGATCGTCGGTATGGTGCTGATTGCTGAAGCTTTCGACGTGCACGTGCCAAAAGGCTACGTCTACTTCGCCATGGCGTTCTCGCTGGCGGTGGAAGCGATCAACATCAAGATGCGCACCGCGATTGCGAAAAAGAAGAAACAGCAAGATCCGGTGAAACTGCGCAAGGATATTCCTGGGCAGTAA
- a CDS encoding NAD(P)-dependent oxidoreductase, with amino-acid sequence MKNAETPVVKVVLYGAMSSLGSALMAEMLRRQHEVIAILDDLTALAPRPGLRAKTGDLFDAERVKQSVAGCSAVICLLDAPGLPFNSEHVEKTIVPGPVEQVLAVDALIGGMQAAGIARLFLVGDFEVLDDPDIEDQLQHHAAEEIREALQSSALHWTLVNAPRGIAGLTIEHFSQVSSLEPGLAEPLQRLSRVATGIADELHLNLHVGEHVSFVATSQKQ; translated from the coding sequence ATGAAAAATGCCGAAACCCCAGTGGTCAAAGTGGTGCTGTATGGTGCCATGAGTAGCCTGGGCAGTGCGCTGATGGCTGAAATGCTGCGGCGCCAACATGAAGTGATCGCGATTCTCGATGACCTGACGGCGCTGGCGCCGCGCCCCGGTTTGCGCGCCAAGACCGGTGATCTGTTTGACGCCGAGCGGGTAAAGCAAAGCGTGGCGGGCTGCTCGGCCGTCATCTGTCTACTGGATGCACCCGGGTTGCCGTTCAACAGCGAGCACGTAGAAAAAACCATCGTGCCGGGCCCGGTCGAACAAGTACTGGCCGTCGATGCGCTGATCGGTGGCATGCAGGCCGCGGGCATTGCCAGACTGTTTCTGGTGGGCGATTTCGAGGTACTGGACGATCCGGACATCGAAGATCAGCTGCAACACCACGCTGCCGAAGAGATCCGCGAGGCTCTGCAAAGCAGCGCGTTGCACTGGACGCTGGTGAATGCGCCACGCGGCATTGCGGGGCTGACGATCGAGCATTTCAGTCAGGTCAGCAGCCTGGAACCGGGGCTGGCCGAACCGCTTCAGCGGTTGAGCCGCGTCGCGACGGGGATTGCCGATGAGTTGCACCTGAATCTGCACGTTGGCGAACATGTGAGCTTCGTCGCAACTTCGCAGAAGCAATAA